AGCAATAGCATCTGAAGTGGCGAACTGCCTCATCTGATCCTCAGCCTGTCGGCCGATAGCCTTTCTCAAGCTATCTAGATCTAGATCTAGCGCCTCGCAGATAAATAGGAATGAAAGTGGGGCATCGGTAGGCTCGTCATCCATCAGCCACAACCTTGCGCCCTCTCGAACATCTCCCTCGCCACCGATGAAATCGTGGATAGCCCTTTGGAGAACAGCTGCTAGTAATCGCAGTTCAGGGATTGCGCCACCGGGTGTTTGAACATCAGAGTTTGACCAAAATTTCATGTTTAAGCGTCCCTTCAAAAAGTAAAAATAATCCGCTAAGCTAATGACCCCGTGACGCACTCCCGATTGCCTTATACGCAATGGCGATAGTGCTAAGTGTACGGGGGTTACCCGAACGAATAGTTGACCTAAGCAACTTCTGCTTTCCCTGCAATCTTCTCCACAATACCATCAGTGTAGAGCGCCCATTATTCAGGGAATAAAATATCCCCTGCTGTTATTCCTGCTAAAAATAGGCCTCATTTATTAGTTGAGGGCCTCTTTATAACAACAACAAAACAACAGTAGCCCATCGAACTACGATGAAATACCAATGGTACTGCTCACTCCGGATACGCTAATAGTGCATATCCAAACGGTACTGCTTTCGATTACAGTGTCTGCTAAAAAACAAACTTTGAGCAAACTGGAAAATGCACATTAATGCTTAGAGAGCTACTTGGTCAAGAACTATTTTCACCCATTTCAATTAGTATGGGCTAGCATGTGGTATGAGCCACTATTAGGCGGTATTGGTATAGTAAGATCATCATAGAACAGCGTAATAAAACTTAGGGCTGACCGAGATCTTTTAGCCATAAATAGCTCTGCTGATTGAATGTCCTCGGGTAGTTAAGGTAACTATTCACCATGTTTTACCGTTGTATGCGATAATGCTTATAAAAAGCGGTCTTTGTTATAGAGCTGCCCTGTAAATCGACCCCTAAGTCGTTTGTGCTATAGCAGCCACCTGTGCGAACCTACTTAGTGTATGCTGAATAGTCATATGAATTCATTACCTGGTAACAAAGAGGCTGAGGCTCAACTACTCCCTGGAAAGGGGGCGCGGGCTCTTTTTCCCTTCTTCTCAGAGGGTCCAGGGGGGTGTTTCCTCGACTCAGCAGCGACGACACAGAAGCCACAGGTCGTGCTCGACTCGCTTATGCACACCATGATTCATTCAAATGCGAATGTGCGGCGCGGCGCCTATCGCCTAAGTGCCGAGGCCTCTGAGCTCTACGACCAGGCGCGCATCAAGATTGCGCGCCATATCGGTGCAAGTTCTGAGCGTTCAGTCGTCTTTGTACGGGGCGCAACCGAGGCCATCAACCTGGTGAGCTATAGCTCTGAGCACCTCTTTCAGCCGGGAGATGTAATCCTGCTTAGCTTGCTTGAGCACCACAGTAATATCGTCCCGTGGCAACTCCTTGCAAAGAGACGGGGACTAAAGATCGCATTTACCGAAATCAGTGCTGATGGTCGTTTCGATATGGACGATTTTAGAGCGAAGCTCGCTACCCTTCGTCCGAAGATGGTCGCCATAACGCAGCTCAGCAACTCGCTAGGAACCGTTACTCCAATAGCTGAGATCGTTGCATTGGCGAAGGCTAGTGGCGCACAGGTGCTTGTAGATGGTTCGCAGGGTGTGACGCACCTGGGCGTTGATGTCGAGAGCTTGGGGTGTGACTACTACGTATGCTCAGGGCATAAGCTCTATGGACCGACAGGCATCGGTATTTTGTACGGACGCCCAGAGCGGCTAGAGGCACTAGAACCGTTCCAGGGTGGTGGAGACATGATCTCGTACGTCAGTACCGAGGGCTCCGGTTGGGCCGAGGTGCCGCAACGCTTCGAGGCTGGAACGCCCCCGTTTCACGAGGCGATAGCACTTGGTGTAGCGATTGATTTTATCGAGCGCTTTCCGCGCGCGGATATTCTGTCACATGAGGCGGAGCTTCTTGGTGTAGCGCTTGAAATGTTGAGGTCAGAGCCGGGCATTATATTGCACGGACCGGCCACGACCGATGGCGCGCAGGTCGGAGTTGTTTCTTTCTCAATTGATCGGGTACATCCCCATGATTTTGCTACCATCGCTGATACGCATAACGTTCAGATACGAGCCGGACATCACTGCGCAATGCCAACCCTGCGTCGCTTGGGGCTGCAAGCCACTATTCGTATGAGCTTTGGCCTCTACACCTGTCCGAGCGACATCGAAGCGGTTCGTGCAGCTATTCGCCAGGCGCGCACAATTTTTGCTTAGAGCTAGCTGCTCTAGTTGATCGGCGAATCCACAGGATTGCGAGAAAGTTATAGGTTGCATGTGTTACAACAACCGCAAATAGCGAATCAGTATAGTAGTGCACCAGCCACAAATAGAGCCCGACACAGCTATAGAGCGGCATCATCCAGCCAAAGCGGCGCATATTTCCAATAAAGTGAATATAAGCGAATAGAACGCTGCTTAACAGTGCAGCCGTAAATAGATCTGAGTATTTTAAG
The Pseudomonadota bacterium genome window above contains:
- a CDS encoding cysteine desulfurase, which encodes MNSLPGNKEAEAQLLPGKGARALFPFFSEGPGGCFLDSAATTQKPQVVLDSLMHTMIHSNANVRRGAYRLSAEASELYDQARIKIARHIGASSERSVVFVRGATEAINLVSYSSEHLFQPGDVILLSLLEHHSNIVPWQLLAKRRGLKIAFTEISADGRFDMDDFRAKLATLRPKMVAITQLSNSLGTVTPIAEIVALAKASGAQVLVDGSQGVTHLGVDVESLGCDYYVCSGHKLYGPTGIGILYGRPERLEALEPFQGGGDMISYVSTEGSGWAEVPQRFEAGTPPFHEAIALGVAIDFIERFPRADILSHEAELLGVALEMLRSEPGIILHGPATTDGAQVGVVSFSIDRVHPHDFATIADTHNVQIRAGHHCAMPTLRRLGLQATIRMSFGLYTCPSDIEAVRAAIRQARTIFA